One window from the genome of Vibrio sp. VB16 encodes:
- a CDS encoding NCS2 family permease, protein MSENSTIQSDPVNIPKEPVQQSGLDGYFQISARGSTVKQEMLAGLTTFLAMVYSVIVVPSMLGAAGFNQGAVFIATCLVAAFGSLLMGLWAKLPMAIGCAISLTAFTAFSLVLGQGISIPVALGAVFLMGVLFTAITVTGVRQWILTNLPTGIAHGTGIGIGLFLLLIAANGVGLVEKNSYEGLPVTLGEFTSLPVLMSVIGLAAIFGLERRRVPGGILLVIIAISIFGLVFDPNVTYQGLFAMPSFGAEGESLLGTMDIMGALNPIVIPSVLALVMTAIFDATGTIRAVAGQANLLDKDGQIINGGKALTSDSISSMFAGFVGGAPAAVYIESAAGTAAGGKTGLTATIVGGLFLLMLFLAPLSYLVPSYATAPALMYVGLLMLSNVSKLDMSDSVDALSGLMCAVFIVLTGNIVTGIMLGFSSLVIGRVIAGEFNRLNVGTVLIAVVLVAFYAGGWAI, encoded by the coding sequence ATGTCTGAAAATAGTACAATACAAAGTGATCCAGTCAATATACCAAAAGAGCCCGTGCAACAAAGCGGATTAGATGGTTATTTTCAAATTTCGGCTCGCGGTAGTACCGTTAAACAGGAAATGCTTGCAGGGTTAACCACCTTCCTTGCGATGGTTTATTCAGTTATCGTCGTGCCGAGCATGTTAGGCGCCGCCGGGTTTAACCAAGGTGCGGTGTTTATCGCGACCTGTTTGGTGGCAGCGTTTGGTTCTCTGTTAATGGGGTTGTGGGCTAAGTTGCCAATGGCGATCGGTTGCGCCATCTCTTTAACCGCATTCACTGCGTTTAGCCTAGTGTTAGGGCAGGGAATAAGTATCCCTGTTGCACTCGGTGCGGTCTTCTTGATGGGGGTTTTGTTTACCGCGATTACGGTGACAGGCGTTCGCCAGTGGATCCTTACTAATCTACCAACGGGAATAGCGCATGGTACAGGCATAGGTATTGGTCTGTTTTTGTTGCTTATTGCCGCAAACGGAGTGGGATTAGTTGAGAAAAACTCATATGAAGGTTTGCCTGTAACGCTTGGTGAGTTCACTTCTTTGCCTGTACTAATGTCTGTCATTGGTCTGGCTGCAATCTTCGGTCTAGAGCGTCGTCGCGTACCTGGAGGCATTTTACTCGTCATTATTGCGATCTCTATCTTTGGTTTGGTTTTCGACCCTAACGTAACGTATCAAGGCTTATTTGCTATGCCTTCTTTCGGCGCTGAAGGTGAATCACTGCTAGGTACCATGGATATTATGGGCGCGCTTAACCCGATTGTTATCCCGAGTGTTCTGGCGCTGGTTATGACGGCAATCTTTGATGCTACAGGTACAATACGTGCGGTAGCTGGTCAGGCGAACCTGCTTGATAAGGACGGCCAAATCATTAATGGTGGTAAGGCGCTTACATCGGATTCAATCAGTAGCATGTTTGCTGGTTTTGTAGGTGGTGCACCCGCTGCTGTGTATATCGAATCTGCTGCGGGTACTGCTGCAGGTGGTAAAACAGGGCTAACTGCGACCATCGTTGGTGGCTTGTTTTTGCTGATGTTGTTTTTAGCGCCTCTAAGCTATCTTGTACCTTCTTATGCAACGGCACCCGCGTTGATGTATGTTGGTCTACTAATGCTAAGTAATGTCAGCAAGCTTGACATGAGCGATTCTGTAGACGCCTTGTCGGGTCTTATGTGTGCTGTGTTTATCGTGCTTACAGGGAACATTGTTACCGGTATTATGTTGGGCTTCAGCTCGTTGGTTATTGGCCGTGTTATTGCGGGTGAATTCAATCGTCTTAATGTGGGTACTGTGTTGATTGCGGTCGTACTCGTTGCATTCTATGCTGGTGGTTGGGCTATTTAA
- a CDS encoding DMT family transporter, producing the protein MSWILFTLLAAFSQSWRNAFQSKLSADLNVVGVTLARFLWASPLALLYLIFLYVWQPAELPLVTSDTLFYVFGAAIMQIVATALMVVLFKQKNFAIGAGLAKSEASMAALIGVLFFGTSLPILGWVGVLIGGIAVLILSCPQGFRSLSKSTALLGLACSSAFALTSLWAREASLSLSVPFPHRAAWVLFSVIFLQTLILTSYMLLKDRATLTAMFRKPKLVVMTSVASFVGSLGWFSAMSLQTVPYVKTLGQVEVFFTMLISFFWLKESVKRKDIMALIMIAMAATLVMWQ; encoded by the coding sequence TTGAGCTGGATATTATTTACTTTACTCGCTGCTTTTAGTCAGTCTTGGCGCAATGCTTTTCAGAGTAAACTTAGCGCTGATCTTAATGTTGTTGGGGTGACCTTAGCTCGTTTTTTATGGGCGAGCCCTTTAGCATTGCTTTATCTCATTTTTCTTTATGTTTGGCAGCCCGCTGAACTGCCACTCGTGACCAGCGATACGCTATTTTATGTATTTGGGGCCGCCATCATGCAAATTGTTGCGACAGCATTGATGGTCGTTCTGTTTAAGCAGAAAAATTTTGCAATTGGGGCTGGGCTAGCAAAAAGTGAAGCGTCCATGGCCGCATTGATCGGGGTTCTATTTTTTGGCACCTCATTACCGATTTTGGGTTGGGTAGGCGTTTTAATAGGGGGGATCGCAGTATTAATACTCAGTTGCCCACAAGGCTTCCGAAGCCTATCGAAAAGTACGGCACTATTGGGACTTGCGTGTAGTAGTGCCTTTGCTTTAACGTCTCTTTGGGCCCGTGAGGCGAGCTTAAGTTTATCCGTACCCTTTCCACATCGTGCTGCATGGGTACTATTTTCAGTGATATTTTTGCAAACACTCATCTTGACCAGTTATATGTTGCTGAAAGACAGGGCCACATTAACGGCTATGTTTCGTAAGCCAAAGTTAGTGGTGATGACCAGCGTTGCCAGTTTTGTTGGTTCTTTAGGTTGGTTTAGTGCGATGTCTCTTCAGACGGTACCGTATGTAAAAACATTAGGACAGGTAGAGGTGTTTTTCACGATGCTCATTTCCTTTTTTTGGCTTAAAGAAAGCGTAAAAAGAAAAGATATTATGGCACTTATTATGATCGCGATGGCCGCCACATTGGTGATGTGGCAATAA
- the aroG gene encoding 3-deoxy-7-phosphoheptulonate synthase AroG → MHQTDDVRINRVKELLPPIAVLEKFPATETAATTTYQARKAISNILNDKDDRLLVVIGPCSIHDTEAALDYGKKLKVLRDELGDRLEIVMRVYFEKPRTTVGWKGLVNDPYLNDTYKLNDGVRIGRKLLLDLTDMGMPTAGEFLDMITPQYIADLISWGAIGARTTESQVHRELSSGLSCPVGFKNGTDGNIKIATDAIRSAEASHHFLSVTKYGHSAIIETAGNPDCHIILRGGKEPNYSAEHVETTKSQLAASGLPQKVMIDFSHANSSKQFQRQMVVATDIADQMANGEDAIFGVMIESHLVEGRQDLVDGKAACYGQSITDACIGWDDTEKVLRQLADAVEARRKTK, encoded by the coding sequence ATGCATCAGACTGACGACGTAAGAATTAATAGAGTAAAAGAATTACTTCCTCCTATCGCGGTATTAGAGAAGTTTCCAGCGACCGAAACAGCGGCCACAACGACTTATCAAGCTCGTAAGGCAATCTCCAATATCTTAAACGATAAAGATGATCGTTTATTGGTTGTTATAGGTCCGTGTTCAATTCATGACACTGAAGCGGCACTCGATTACGGAAAAAAACTGAAAGTTTTACGTGATGAGCTAGGGGATCGTCTTGAAATTGTTATGCGAGTTTATTTTGAAAAACCTCGTACAACAGTAGGTTGGAAAGGGCTGGTTAATGACCCCTACCTTAACGATACCTACAAGTTAAACGATGGTGTGAGAATCGGTCGTAAGCTTCTTCTCGATCTTACTGATATGGGAATGCCGACAGCGGGTGAGTTCTTAGATATGATCACGCCGCAATACATTGCCGATCTTATTAGTTGGGGTGCTATTGGCGCACGAACGACGGAATCTCAGGTGCATAGAGAGCTATCTTCAGGCCTTTCATGCCCAGTGGGTTTCAAAAATGGTACCGATGGTAATATTAAGATTGCGACAGATGCCATTCGTAGTGCGGAGGCTTCTCACCATTTCCTTTCTGTCACTAAATACGGTCATTCTGCGATTATAGAAACGGCAGGTAACCCTGACTGTCATATCATACTTCGTGGTGGTAAAGAGCCAAATTACAGCGCTGAGCATGTGGAAACCACGAAATCTCAATTGGCGGCTTCGGGTTTACCGCAGAAAGTGATGATTGATTTCAGCCACGCCAACAGTTCTAAGCAATTTCAGCGCCAGATGGTTGTCGCAACAGACATTGCTGATCAAATGGCGAACGGTGAGGATGCTATCTTCGGTGTAATGATTGAGTCGCACCTAGTGGAAGGTCGTCAAGATCTTGTGGACGGAAAAGCCGCTTGCTATGGTCAGTCAATTACCGATGCCTGTATTGGTTGGGATGATACCGAAAAAGTACTTCGACAATTGGCCGATGCGGTAGAAGCGCGCCGTAAAACGAAGTAG
- a CDS encoding Gfo/Idh/MocA family protein yields MDNNNDMEQMINWGIIAPGRIAHRFAQGFSSIDDGNLFAVASRNVERATHFAMQYDIQHVMADYEEMIQHPDIDVIYIANPHRYHHETVKKCLLAGKAVLCEKPLTVTAKQSIELFDLAQKQNVFLMEAVWSRFLPCWTQVKTWLEEGMIGEVQLLRSTFGFQPPKDETDRLFDINLAGGALLDTGIYNIALSEFVLGRQPDRIQSAVLVGETGVDERCTVTLDYGDVTSQFTCTFLSKLDNQFHIIGDNGNIVVDGNFWDARSATLTTNVGEVLKCNKPQRASGFEYQVDEVHRCLRNGQIVSDNMRPEVTIANMKVMDQILEEAGVVYPFVER; encoded by the coding sequence ATGGACAACAATAACGACATGGAACAGATGATCAATTGGGGCATCATTGCCCCGGGACGAATAGCCCATCGGTTTGCACAAGGGTTTAGCTCAATCGATGATGGGAATCTTTTTGCTGTTGCGAGCCGTAATGTTGAGCGAGCAACACACTTTGCCATGCAATATGACATACAACATGTCATGGCCGACTACGAAGAGATGATCCAACATCCGGATATCGACGTAATCTATATCGCCAACCCTCATCGATACCATCATGAGACTGTTAAGAAGTGTCTTCTTGCAGGTAAAGCCGTACTTTGTGAGAAGCCTTTAACGGTGACAGCAAAGCAAAGTATTGAGCTATTTGACTTAGCACAAAAACAAAACGTCTTTTTAATGGAAGCGGTATGGAGTCGTTTTTTACCCTGCTGGACCCAAGTAAAAACGTGGTTAGAAGAAGGAATGATCGGAGAAGTTCAACTCCTGCGCTCTACATTTGGTTTTCAACCTCCTAAAGATGAAACCGATAGGCTTTTTGATATCAATCTTGCCGGTGGTGCCCTTCTCGATACGGGAATCTACAATATTGCTCTTTCTGAGTTTGTATTAGGCAGGCAGCCAGATAGAATACAATCCGCTGTTTTGGTTGGCGAGACCGGTGTTGATGAACGCTGTACCGTGACGTTAGATTATGGCGACGTAACCAGTCAATTCACTTGTACCTTCTTGAGTAAACTAGACAACCAATTTCACATCATCGGTGATAACGGAAATATCGTTGTCGACGGGAATTTTTGGGATGCCCGCAGTGCAACCTTGACCACCAATGTTGGTGAGGTGCTTAAATGCAATAAGCCACAGCGCGCAAGTGGTTTTGAGTATCAGGTAGATGAGGTTCATCGCTGCCTAAGAAATGGGCAGATCGTTTCAGATAATATGCGACCAGAAGTCACCATTGCCAATATGAAAGTAATGGATCAAATATTAGAAGAGGCTGGTGTGGTTTATCCGTTCGTAGAAAGATAA
- a CDS encoding mechanosensitive ion channel family protein — protein sequence MDSILAQLQAYFSQPSQDWGNDVLLITGISFVAWLAWRIIYGRLEVIANKTKFQWDNVIINALKTPISTLLWCWPATVSIGLVMQSYIEHSLDWLTTLKMLLVIAIFIWIILRLINNVEEYVLQQKKRDESTVQAIAKVARLLFIIMGVLSVMQTLGLSLSGLLTFGGVGGLIVGLAAKDLLSNFFGGMMLYFDRPFKLGDWIRSPDRQIEGTVERIGWRMTIIRTFDKRPLYVPNSVFTNIVVENPSRMSNRRIYETIGLRYEDAHKVDGIIKDVKTMLENHPDLDMSQTLIVNFNAFGPSSLDFFIYSFTKTVNWVHFHEVKQDVLLKVMGIIHGHGADVAFPTQTLKVEQSTPPSGFPFPSVGK from the coding sequence ATGGATTCGATACTTGCGCAACTACAAGCTTATTTTTCTCAGCCTAGCCAAGACTGGGGCAATGACGTTCTTCTCATTACGGGTATAAGCTTTGTTGCTTGGCTCGCTTGGCGGATTATCTATGGTCGACTAGAGGTGATTGCGAACAAAACCAAGTTTCAATGGGACAACGTCATTATCAATGCTTTAAAAACACCAATAAGTACACTACTTTGGTGTTGGCCTGCAACCGTTTCTATCGGTTTGGTCATGCAGAGCTATATAGAACACTCTCTCGATTGGCTAACAACGCTCAAAATGTTGCTCGTTATTGCCATATTCATTTGGATTATCCTTCGACTTATTAATAACGTAGAAGAATACGTACTTCAACAAAAAAAGCGAGATGAATCTACGGTACAAGCCATAGCTAAAGTGGCAAGGCTACTGTTCATCATCATGGGTGTCCTCTCCGTTATGCAGACTTTAGGCTTAAGCCTGTCTGGTCTTCTTACCTTTGGCGGGGTGGGTGGTTTAATCGTAGGTCTGGCGGCAAAAGATCTGCTCTCAAACTTTTTTGGCGGCATGATGCTTTACTTCGACCGCCCTTTCAAACTAGGCGATTGGATACGTTCACCGGATAGGCAAATAGAGGGCACGGTTGAACGAATTGGCTGGCGAATGACCATCATTCGAACCTTTGATAAAAGACCTCTGTATGTACCTAACTCCGTTTTCACTAATATCGTTGTGGAAAACCCATCTCGCATGTCGAATCGACGAATCTATGAAACGATTGGCCTGCGATATGAAGATGCACACAAAGTCGATGGCATCATCAAAGATGTAAAAACAATGCTAGAGAATCATCCAGATCTAGATATGTCTCAAACCTTGATCGTCAACTTTAATGCCTTTGGCCCATCATCATTAGACTTCTTTATCTACTCATTCACAAAAACAGTGAACTGGGTGCACTTTCACGAGGTAAAGCAAGACGTGCTATTAAAGGTAATGGGTATTATCCATGGCCACGGTGCGGATGTAGCCTTCCCAACTCAGACTTTAAAAGTAGAGCAATCAACGCCACCCAGTGGATTCCCTTTTCCATCAGTAGGGAAATAA
- a CDS encoding GNAT family N-acetyltransferase, translating into MIREIQKSDFEQFWPCFEKVIKAQETYAFDPEMTYEQAYDLWCQSPLKTYVFIEDGKVLGSYYIKPNAQGPSDHICNCGYIVNENARGKGIARKLCVHSIEIAVNLGFEAMQFNSVVSTNEIAVNLWKKLGFSIIGIIPHAYRHKRLGYVDSYIMHRKLT; encoded by the coding sequence ATGATTAGAGAGATCCAAAAATCAGACTTCGAGCAATTTTGGCCTTGTTTTGAAAAGGTAATCAAAGCTCAAGAAACTTATGCGTTTGACCCTGAAATGACTTATGAACAGGCATACGATTTATGGTGCCAATCCCCACTTAAAACTTATGTTTTTATCGAGGACGGCAAGGTACTTGGTTCCTACTACATTAAACCAAATGCTCAGGGACCAAGTGATCATATCTGTAATTGTGGTTACATAGTCAATGAGAATGCGCGAGGTAAAGGTATTGCTAGGAAATTATGTGTCCATTCAATCGAGATCGCCGTCAATCTTGGATTTGAAGCCATGCAATTCAATTCAGTTGTGTCTACAAATGAAATAGCGGTAAACCTATGGAAAAAATTAGGTTTTTCTATTATTGGTATTATTCCCCACGCATACCGCCATAAAAGACTTGGTTATGTTGATAGCTATATAATGCATAGGAAACTTACTTAA
- a CDS encoding IS110 family transposase, translated as MNTSTLQNINVGVDTGKSQLDFYIRPLDIYFTVSNDDKGIKEAIKTIKKYSPERIVIEATGRLEMPFIIACAEANLPFVIANPIHVKRFAGATGRRAKNDRLDAELIAHYSEAIKPTLTQLRPENMRAMSDLVARRNQLLNMQTMEKNRLQILPKSLASTINPILTAFKNQITKIELKIAKMIEESPEYQAKNMILQSMPGVGKIVAASIISNVPELGYITNKQAASLIGVAPITKESGRFKGKRTIQGGRSQVRTVLYMAMMSAMQCNPIFKRNYQRLLQQGKPKKVAIIACVRKMVVILNSMLRDGVMWDETVAKN; from the coding sequence ATGAATACAAGTACACTTCAAAACATTAATGTCGGTGTTGATACTGGTAAGTCGCAATTAGATTTCTACATTCGACCACTCGACATTTACTTCACCGTATCTAACGATGACAAAGGCATAAAAGAAGCGATTAAAACTATCAAGAAGTATTCTCCTGAACGAATCGTCATAGAAGCCACTGGTAGGTTAGAAATGCCCTTCATTATCGCTTGTGCTGAGGCTAATCTACCCTTCGTTATTGCTAATCCAATACATGTAAAACGCTTTGCTGGGGCAACTGGTAGGCGAGCAAAGAACGACAGGCTGGATGCAGAGCTTATTGCGCATTATTCCGAAGCTATAAAGCCAACCTTAACTCAATTAAGACCTGAAAACATGAGAGCTATGAGTGATTTGGTCGCAAGAAGAAACCAGTTACTCAACATGCAAACTATGGAAAAGAATCGACTTCAGATATTGCCAAAATCTCTAGCTTCAACGATAAACCCCATTTTAACGGCTTTTAAAAATCAGATAACAAAAATTGAATTAAAGATAGCAAAGATGATAGAAGAGAGCCCTGAGTATCAGGCTAAAAACATGATCCTACAAAGTATGCCTGGAGTAGGTAAAATTGTCGCGGCGTCCATTATCAGCAATGTTCCAGAATTAGGGTATATCACCAACAAACAAGCAGCTTCGCTTATTGGTGTCGCTCCAATAACTAAGGAAAGTGGTCGGTTTAAAGGAAAAAGAACTATCCAAGGTGGCCGCTCTCAAGTTCGCACCGTTCTCTATATGGCGATGATGTCAGCTATGCAATGCAACCCTATATTTAAACGGAATTATCAGCGACTTCTTCAGCAGGGGAAACCAAAAAAAGTCGCTATTATTGCCTGTGTAAGAAAAATGGTTGTTATCTTAAATTCAATGTTAAGGGATGGTGTAATGTGGGATGAAACCGTAGCAAAAAATTAG
- the thiH gene encoding 2-iminoacetate synthase ThiH produces the protein MSYVDVWKQLNWDDIRLSIYSKTAADVERALRKPKRDLEDFKALISPAAEPYLEQMAQQSAALTRKRFGHTMSFYVPLYLSNLCSNACTYCGFSMENRIKRRTLTLEEISQECQAIKAMNFDSILLVTGEHERKVGIEYFRESVPAIKQQFSYVAMEVQPLAQEEYAELKTLGLNAVMVYQETYNASTYAEHHLRGNKMDFEYRLATPDRLAKAGIDKVGIGVLIGLEEWRVDCFFAATHLDYLERTYWQTRYSISFPRLRPCEGGLQPKAIMSDRQLVQLICAYRMFNSQVELSLSTRESPEFRDNVLPLGVTSMSAGSKTQPGGYANDEPELEQFSISDDRSVSDVALAVKQNGFEVVWKDWHYIYSG, from the coding sequence ATGAGTTACGTTGATGTTTGGAAGCAATTGAATTGGGATGATATACGCCTATCTATTTATAGTAAAACTGCAGCAGATGTAGAGCGTGCATTACGTAAACCAAAGCGTGATTTGGAAGATTTCAAAGCGTTGATTTCTCCAGCGGCTGAACCGTATTTAGAACAAATGGCACAGCAGTCTGCAGCATTAACCCGTAAACGATTTGGGCATACCATGTCGTTTTATGTGCCTTTGTATCTTTCTAATCTTTGTTCGAATGCCTGTACTTATTGTGGTTTTTCAATGGAAAACCGGATTAAGCGTCGTACGCTTACCTTGGAAGAAATTAGCCAAGAATGCCAAGCTATCAAAGCGATGAACTTTGATAGCATATTATTAGTGACGGGGGAGCATGAACGCAAAGTGGGCATTGAGTATTTTCGTGAAAGTGTGCCGGCAATTAAACAACAATTTAGCTATGTGGCTATGGAAGTACAACCGTTAGCGCAAGAAGAATATGCAGAACTGAAAACATTAGGGTTGAATGCCGTGATGGTGTATCAAGAAACTTATAATGCTTCTACGTATGCAGAACATCATTTGCGTGGCAATAAAATGGACTTTGAGTATCGCCTTGCCACACCCGATCGCTTGGCTAAAGCAGGGATAGACAAAGTTGGGATCGGGGTGCTGATTGGGCTTGAAGAGTGGCGGGTAGATTGTTTCTTTGCTGCGACTCACCTTGATTACCTTGAACGTACGTATTGGCAAACCCGATATTCTATTTCATTCCCGCGTCTACGCCCTTGTGAAGGGGGCTTACAGCCTAAGGCGATAATGAGTGATCGTCAGTTAGTTCAGTTGATCTGTGCCTATCGGATGTTTAATTCGCAGGTGGAATTATCGTTATCGACCCGAGAATCTCCCGAGTTTCGTGATAATGTATTGCCACTGGGTGTAACAAGCATGTCGGCTGGCTCGAAAACTCAGCCGGGTGGTTATGCTAACGATGAACCAGAACTAGAGCAGTTTTCGATTAGTGATGACCGTTCGGTTTCAGATGTGGCACTTGCCGTTAAACAGAATGGTTTTGAAGTGGTATGGAAAGATTGGCACTATATTTACTCCGGCTAA
- a CDS encoding thiazole synthase translates to MLTIADKTFSSRLFTGTGKYANSQVMARSIITSGSELVTMALKRVDIDNRDDDILAPLIQAGVNLLPNTSGAKNANEAIFAAQLAREALGTNWLKLEIHPDPKYLMPDPIETLAAAAELVRQGFIVLPYCHADPVLCKRLEEVGCAAVMPLGAPIGSNKGLASRDFLEIIIDQARVPVIIDAGIGAPSHASEAMEMGADAVLVNTAIATAADPITMGRAFKLAVESGRMGYEAGLSNTINHAIASSPLTAFLDQTA, encoded by the coding sequence ATGTTAACCATTGCAGATAAAACGTTCTCTTCTCGTCTTTTTACCGGAACGGGTAAATATGCCAATAGTCAAGTGATGGCGAGATCCATCATTACCTCTGGATCTGAGCTGGTTACGATGGCGTTAAAACGTGTTGATATTGATAACCGTGACGACGACATTCTTGCTCCCTTGATCCAAGCGGGAGTTAATTTACTTCCTAATACTTCGGGCGCGAAAAATGCGAACGAAGCCATTTTTGCCGCCCAGTTGGCTCGTGAAGCCTTGGGCACAAATTGGCTGAAGTTAGAAATTCACCCAGACCCTAAATACTTAATGCCCGATCCAATTGAAACATTGGCTGCAGCTGCCGAACTAGTGCGTCAGGGTTTTATAGTCTTGCCGTATTGTCATGCGGATCCAGTGTTATGTAAGCGTTTAGAAGAAGTTGGCTGTGCTGCCGTGATGCCGTTAGGTGCACCGATTGGTTCAAATAAAGGGCTGGCATCGCGTGATTTTCTTGAGATTATTATCGATCAGGCGCGAGTGCCAGTTATCATTGATGCGGGTATTGGCGCGCCATCTCATGCATCTGAAGCCATGGAAATGGGAGCTGATGCCGTGTTAGTGAATACGGCGATTGCCACTGCAGCCGACCCTATTACCATGGGACGAGCGTTCAAACTAGCAGTTGAAAGCGGGCGTATGGGGTATGAAGCAGGTTTATCTAACACCATAAATCATGCAATTGCGTCAAGCCCATTAACGGCTTTCTTAGATCAAACTGCATAA
- the thiS gene encoding sulfur carrier protein ThiS, whose translation MTTHIENSTDVMIQVLVNEKPVECSVGLDLEALLTELQMPLLATAVALNDDIVARSQWASTILSADDRIALFQAIAGG comes from the coding sequence ATGACAACCCATATCGAGAATTCAACCGATGTAATGATCCAAGTGTTGGTCAATGAGAAACCGGTCGAGTGTTCAGTAGGCTTAGATCTTGAAGCGCTACTTACTGAATTACAAATGCCCTTACTAGCAACAGCCGTTGCCCTTAATGACGATATTGTTGCGCGCAGCCAATGGGCTAGCACGATATTAAGTGCAGATGACCGTATTGCTTTATTTCAAGCTATAGCTGGAGGCTAA
- a CDS encoding HesA/MoeB/ThiF family protein has protein sequence MLTDQEFLRYSRQIMLSDIAELGQQKLIQAQILLVGAGGLGSAAALYLAGAGVGNIVIADDDVVESSNLQRQVIYRDADQGRSKAKMAIEHLQALNPYIKVRAVQTLLAGQQLAIEVALADIVLDCSDNLPTRHAVNQACVKAKKPLISGAAIRWQGQLMAFDNRSGIGPCYHCLFPNQPDTTPESLSCSNTGIAGPVVGIMGTMQALEAIKCITGAGIVAFAALQQFNGLTMAWQQFNIAADPQCPVCSQHNDNGE, from the coding sequence ATGCTGACTGATCAAGAATTTTTACGTTATAGCCGCCAAATTATGCTGTCAGATATAGCAGAGCTTGGGCAACAGAAATTAATTCAAGCACAAATACTGCTTGTCGGTGCTGGTGGTTTAGGTTCCGCAGCCGCGCTTTATCTTGCAGGGGCTGGGGTCGGAAATATAGTGATTGCCGACGACGACGTTGTCGAAAGTTCCAACTTACAGCGTCAGGTTATTTACCGTGATGCTGACCAAGGTAGAAGTAAAGCCAAGATGGCAATTGAACATCTTCAGGCCTTAAACCCTTATATAAAAGTCAGAGCGGTGCAGACACTATTAGCTGGTCAGCAATTAGCCATTGAAGTGGCACTGGCAGACATTGTCTTGGATTGCTCTGATAATTTGCCAACACGTCATGCAGTCAATCAAGCGTGTGTTAAAGCGAAAAAGCCCTTGATATCAGGGGCTGCTATTCGTTGGCAAGGTCAGTTAATGGCATTTGATAATCGTTCTGGGATAGGACCGTGTTACCACTGTTTATTTCCAAACCAGCCAGATACAACGCCAGAGTCTCTAAGTTGCAGTAACACAGGTATTGCAGGCCCGGTGGTTGGCATTATGGGGACGATGCAAGCTTTAGAAGCCATCAAATGCATCACTGGAGCAGGCATTGTGGCCTTTGCCGCTCTGCAACAATTTAATGGACTAACCATGGCTTGGCAGCAATTTAATATTGCTGCAGATCCACAGTGTCCAGTGTGCAGCCAGCACAATGACAACGGAGAGTAA